In the genome of Mucisphaera calidilacus, one region contains:
- a CDS encoding glycosyltransferase family 9 protein → MSDRGRRRLLVYFPTWLGDGVMVTPALPSLRRVFPVEAWSVTGYVPRALRGLFKPMAGVDRWLGWRKAGSSLGGVWSEACFLRRGRFDAALLMPNSFRAAAVVSLAGIPKRMGYSRDGRGWLLTDRVMPRREAGRWVPEPAVDYYMRLVRELGGLEETGTPPLRLDVSDAQRAELRERLGALGLSAEQRLVVLNPGASKVIKRWPAERYAELADRLTERLGVAVAVSGSPAEREILTAVQASARARLLNLAEARLPVRLLKAVLERADLLVTNDTGPRHVAAAVGTSVVTLFGPTGPEWTVIPFDRDVHVLAEDRGTMGAISVDVVFEAAERLLTNGGE, encoded by the coding sequence ATGAGCGATCGCGGGCGTCGGCGGCTGCTGGTCTATTTCCCGACGTGGCTCGGCGACGGCGTCATGGTGACCCCTGCGCTGCCGAGTCTTCGACGCGTGTTCCCGGTGGAGGCGTGGTCGGTCACGGGGTACGTGCCTCGGGCGTTGCGGGGCTTGTTCAAGCCGATGGCGGGTGTTGATCGCTGGCTGGGCTGGCGCAAGGCGGGCTCGTCACTCGGCGGAGTCTGGTCGGAGGCCTGTTTTCTGCGTCGGGGACGTTTTGATGCGGCGCTGCTGATGCCCAACAGTTTCCGGGCCGCGGCGGTAGTGTCGCTGGCCGGGATACCGAAGCGGATGGGTTACAGCCGGGACGGGCGGGGGTGGTTGTTGACCGACCGCGTGATGCCCCGGCGTGAGGCAGGTCGTTGGGTGCCGGAGCCGGCGGTCGATTACTACATGCGACTGGTGCGTGAACTCGGCGGTCTTGAGGAGACGGGTACGCCGCCTCTGCGGCTCGATGTCAGCGACGCCCAGCGGGCGGAGTTGCGGGAACGGCTGGGCGCGTTGGGTCTGAGCGCGGAGCAGCGGCTGGTGGTTCTGAATCCGGGGGCGAGCAAGGTCATCAAGCGTTGGCCAGCCGAGCGTTACGCGGAACTGGCCGACCGGCTGACCGAGCGGCTGGGTGTGGCCGTGGCGGTCTCGGGTTCGCCTGCCGAGCGTGAGATTCTCACAGCGGTACAGGCCTCGGCAAGGGCGCGGTTGCTGAATCTTGCGGAGGCGCGGCTGCCGGTGCGTTTGCTCAAGGCCGTGCTGGAGCGTGCGGATCTGCTGGTGACCAACGACACGGGGCCCAGGCACGTCGCGGCGGCGGTGGGGACGTCGGTCGTGACGCTTTTCGGCCCGACGGGACCGGAGTGGACGGTGATTCCGTTTGATCGGGACGTGCACGTGCTGGCCGAGGACCGGGGGACGATGGGAGCGATCTCGGTGGACGTGGTGTTCGAAGCCGCGGAGCGGTTGCTGACGAACGGGGGCGAGTGA
- the gmk gene encoding guanylate kinase, giving the protein MNGTGLLVIISGPSGAGKTTIAHEVERRVGATFSVSMTTRAQTAKDVDGQDYVFVSDERFRAEIERGGLLEWAEVFGRCYGTPREPVERAVADGRTMLLEIDVQGAVQVKEKMPDALTIFILPPDEATLLQRLRDRKREGEDQIQKRFAEARREIALARESGAYDVFIVNDDLERAIGEAEGRVRERMSASG; this is encoded by the coding sequence ATGAACGGAACGGGCCTGCTGGTGATCATCTCGGGGCCGAGTGGTGCGGGCAAGACGACGATCGCCCACGAGGTGGAGCGGCGTGTGGGGGCGACCTTCAGTGTTTCGATGACCACGCGTGCGCAGACGGCCAAGGACGTCGACGGTCAGGACTATGTCTTTGTGAGTGACGAGCGGTTTCGGGCGGAGATCGAGCGAGGCGGTCTGCTGGAGTGGGCGGAGGTGTTTGGCCGCTGCTACGGGACGCCTCGCGAGCCGGTGGAGCGTGCGGTCGCGGACGGCCGGACGATGCTGCTGGAGATCGACGTGCAGGGCGCGGTGCAGGTCAAGGAGAAGATGCCCGACGCGTTGACGATTTTCATCCTGCCGCCCGATGAGGCGACGCTTCTGCAGCGGCTGCGGGACCGCAAGCGTGAGGGTGAGGACCAGATCCAGAAGCGTTTCGCCGAGGCCCGGCGAGAGATCGCGCTGGCCCGCGAGAGCGGGGCCTACGACGTGTTTATCGTGAATGATGATCTTGAGCGTGCGATCGGCGAGGCGGAGGGGCGTGTGCGCGAACGGATGTCGGCGTCGGGCTGA